The segment AGTCCACAGGAGGACACCAGTGGCGAAGGCGAAGTTCGAGCGGACTAAGCCGCACGTCAACATCGGCACCATTGGTCACATCGACCACGGTAAGACGACGCTGACTGCGGCCATCACGAAGGTCCTGCACGACGAGTTCCCCGAGCTGAACCCGTACACCCCGTTCGACGAGATCGACAAGGCGCCGGAGGAGAAGGCCCGCGGCATCACGATCTCGATCGCGCACGTCGAGTACCAGACCGCGGCGCGTCACTACGCGCACGTGGACTGCCCCGGCCACGCCGACTACATCAAGAACATGATCACCGGTGCTGCCCAGATGGACGGCGCGATCCTGGTCGTGGCCGCCACCGACGGCCCGATGCCGCAGACCAAGGAGCACGTCCTCCTGGCCCGCCAGGTCGGCGTTCCGTACATCGTCGTCGCCCTGAACAAGAGCGACATGGTCGAGGACGAGGAGCTCCTGGAGCTCGTCGAGCTCGAGGTCCGCGAGCTGCTCAGCACCTACGAGTTCCCGGGCGACGACCTGCCGGTCGTGCGCGTGTCGGCGCTCAAGGCGCTCGAGGGCGACCCGGAGTGGACCGGCAAGCTCATGGAGCTGATGAACGCGGTCGACACCGCGATCCCGCAGCCCGAGCGTGAGACCGAGAAGCCGTTCCTCATGCCGATCGAGGACGTCTTCACGATCACCGGTCGTGGCACCGTGGTGACCGGTCGCGCCGAGCGCGGCATCCTCAAGCCGAACGAGGAGGTCGAGATCGTCGGTATCCGCGAGAAGTCGACCAAGACCGTTTGCACCGGCATCGAGATGTTCCGCAAGCTGCTCGACGAGGCCCGCGCGGGTGAGAACGTCGGTCTGCTGCTCCGCGGCATCAAGCGCGAGGACGTCGAGCGCGGCATGGTCGTCGTGAAGCCGGGCACCACGACTCCGCACACGGAGTTCGAGGGCCAGGTCTACATCCTCTCCAAGGAGGAGGGTGGCCGGCACACCCCGTTCTTCCAGAACTACCGGCCGCAGTTCTACTTCCGCACCACCGACGTCACCGGTGTCGTCACGCTGCCCGAGGGCACCGAGATGGTCATGCCGGGCGACTCGACCTCCATGTCCGTGAAGCTGATCCAGCCGATCGCCATGGAGCAGGGCCTGAAGTTCGCGATCCGTGAGGGTGGCCGCACCGTCGGCGCCGGAACGGTCACGAAGATCAACAAGTGATAGCCGGCCGTCACAGCGATTGCTGTGACGGCCGTCATCGCGGTGACCCCGATTAGCGTTGCCGGAGAGAATCCGGCATACTAGTCAGGTTGCGTCCGCGCGGGGTGGGTGACGGTCGGCAGGTAACACTGCTCGTTCAGTTACCCACCCTCGCCGGGTGTCCGGGTGTGGTTCTTCGCCGCCCGACACCCTTAGATCCCCGCGATCGATCCGCTTCAGGCAACTGGGGCGGAATCAGAGTGCCCAGCATTCTGAGACAAGGCGCGACACGCCCGACCGCGGGGGTCGGACAACGCAGGATCAACGGTCCTGCGGGCTGCGGAGGCCACCCGCTTTCGCACGTAGCGGCATCGAGAGAAGGAAACAGAAGCCACCATGGCGGGACAGAAGATCCGCATCCGGCTCAAGGCCTATGACCACGAGGTCGTCGACTCCTCGGCGCGGAAGATCGTCGAGACGGTGACGCGTACCGGGGCGCAGGTCGCGGGCCCGGTGCCGCTGCCCACGGAGATCAACCGTTTCTGCGTGATCCGTTCGCCGCACAAGTACAAGGACTCGCGCGAGCACTTCGAGATGCGCACGCACAAGCGTCTGATCGACATCATCGACCCGACTCCGAAGACGGTCGACTCGCTCATGCGCCTCGACCTGCCGGCTGGCGTCGACATCGAGATCAAGCTGTAGGGACCGGACAATGGACAGGCAAGTAAAGGGGATCCTGGGCGCCAAGCTCGGCATGACCCAGGTCTGGGACAACAACAAGGTCGTCCCGGTAACCGTGGTGCAGGCCGGCCCTTGCGTCGTGACCCAGGTCCGTACCGATGAGAAGGACGGCTACTCCGCGGTCCAGCTGGCGTACGGCGCGATCGACCCGCGGAAGGTCAACAAGCCGGAGAGCGGCCAGTTCGCCAAGGCGGGTGTGTCGCCGCGGCGCCACATCGTGGAGCTGCGCACCACCGACGCCGGCGAGTACGAGCTCGGCCAGGAAGTCACCGTCGAGGCGTTCGCGGCGGGTACGCCGATCGACGTCACCGGTAAGACCAAGGGCAAGGGCTTCGCCGGTGTCATGAAGCGGCACGGCTTCCACGGTCTGCGCGCCAGCCACGGTGTCGAGCGCAAGCACCGCTCGCCCGGTTCGATCGGCGCCTGCGCGACCCCCGGCCGCGTCTTCAAGGGCGTCAAGATGGCCGGTCGCATGGGTGGCAAGCGCTTCACCGTGCAGAACCTGGTCATCCAGGCGGTCGACACCGAGCGCAACCTGATCCTGGTCAGGGGTGCGGTGCCCGGTCCCAAGGGCGCGCTGATCCTGGTCCGTACCGCGGCGAAGAAGAAGGGCGGTGCCAAGTGAGCTCGGTTGACGTGATCAACGCTGAGGGCAACAAGGCCGGCTCTGTCGACCTGCCCGCCAACGTCTTCGACGTCCAGGCGAACATCCCGCTGATGCACCAGGTCGTCGTGGCGCAGCTCGCCGCGGCCCGGCAGGGTACGCACAAGGCGAAGACTCGTGGCGAGGTCGCCGGCGGCGGCAAGAAGCCGTACAAGCAGAAGGGCACCGGTCGCGCCCGTCAGGGCTCGATCCGCGCGCCGCAGTTCACCGGTGGTGGCGTCGTGCACGGCCCCGTGCCGCGCGACTACAGCCAGCGGACCCCCAAGAAGATGAAGGCTGCCGCGCTGCGTGGCGCCCTCTCGGACCGGGCCCGGGACGGCCGCGTGTTCGTCGTCGAGTCCTTCGTCAGCGGCGAGAAGCCGTCGACCAAGGCCGCCGTCGCGACGCTGCGCAAGGTCGCCCAGACCACCAAGGTTCTCGTCGTTCTGGACAGCCAGGACGAGCTGAACTGGGTGTCGCTGCGCAACGAGCCGACCGTGCACCTCATCGAGGCCGGCCAGCTGAACACCTACGACGTGCTGGTCGCCGACGAGGTGGTCTTCACGAAGGTTGCGCTCGACGAGTTCCTGGGCGGTTCCGCCGAGAAGTCCGAGGAGGGCGACAAGTGAGCACGATCGCCGACCCGCGCGACATCATCGTCGCCCCGGTGGTCTCCGAGAAGAGCTACAGCGTTCTCGACCAGAACTGGTACACGTTCGAGGTCCGGCCGGACGCGAACAAGACCCAGATCAAGATCGCGATCCAGCAGATCTTCAACGTCCGCGTGCTGACCGTGAACACCGCGAACCGCGAGGGCAAGCGCAAGCGCACCCGCTCCGGCTGGGGGCAGCGCAAGGCCACCAAGCGCGCGATGGTGAAGCTGGCTGACGGTGACCGTATCGAGGCCTTCGGCGGCCCGGTCAGCTAAGGGGTTTGTGAATCATGGCAATCCGTAAGTACAAGCCGACCACGCCGGGCCGTCGTGGCTCCAGCGTCGCCGACTTCGCCGAGATCACCCGGTCGACGCCGGAGAAGTCTCTGCTGGTTCCGCTGCCCAAGAAGGGTGGTCGCAACGTCCACGGCCGCATCACCACGCGGCACCAGGGCGGTGGCCACAAGCGGCAGTACCGGCTGATCGACTTCAAGCGGAACGACAAGGACGGCGTGCCGGCCAAGGTCGCTCACATCGAGTACGACCCGAACCGCACCTCCCGCATCGCTCTGCTGCACTACGCCGACGGCGAGAAGCGCTACATCCTCGCGCCGAAGGACCTCAAGCAGGGCGACCGGGTCGAGTCGGGCGTCGGCGCGGACATCAAGCCGGGCAACAACCTGCCCCTTCGTAACATCCCGGTCGGTACGACGGTCCACGGTGTGGAGCTTCGTCCCGGCGGTGGCGCCAAGCTGGCCCGTTCGGCCGGCGTCGGTATCCAGTTGCTCGGCCGTGAGGGCGCCTACGCCACGCTGCGTATGCCTTCCGGTGAGATTCGTCGCGTCGACATCCGCTGCCGCGCGACGGTCGGCGAGATCGGCAACGCCGAGCAGTCGAACATCAACTGGGGTAAGGCCGGCCGTATGCGGTGGAAGGGCAAGCGCCCGACCGTCCGTGGTGTCGCCATGAACCCGATCGACCACCCGCACGGTGGTGGTGAGGGTAAGACCTCGGGTGGTCGCCACCCGGTGAACCCGGCGGGTAAGCCCGAGGGCCGTACCCGTCGCAAGGGCCAGCCGAGCGACAAGCTGATCGTTCGCCGCCGCTACGCCACCCGCAAGCGCGGGTAACGGGAGTAGAAGATGCCTCGCAGCCTGAAAAAGGGCCCGTTCGTCGACGACCACCTGATCAAGAAGGTGGAAGTCCAGAACGAGAAGAACTCGAAGAACGTCATCAAGACCTGGTCGCGGCGCTCGACGATCATCCCCGACATGCTCGGGCACACGATCGCCGTGCACGACGGGCGCAAGCATGTCCCGGTGTTCATCACCGAAGCCATGGTCGGGCACAAGCTCGGCGAGTTCGCTCTGACCCGCACGTTCAAGGGTCACGAGAAGGACGACCGCAAGAGCCGTCGTCGCTAAGCAGATACACGGATTAGAGGAATTAGGAGCTACAGCGATGCCAGTTAAGGGCGACGCTCCGGTGCTTCCGGGCGCGCGGGCGGTTGCGCGGCACGTGCGCATCTCGCCGAACAAGGCGCGCCGGGTGGTCAACCTCGTCCGCGGTCTGCCCGCGAAGGAGGCGCTCACCGTCCTGCAGTTCGCGCCGCAGGCCGCCAGCGAGCAGGTTTACAAGGTGCTCGCCAGCGCCATCGCGAACGCGGAGAACAACGAGCGGCTCGACCCCGACGCTCTCCTCGTCAGCGAGGCGTTCGTCGACGAGGGTCCGACGCTGAAGCGGTTCCGTCCGCGGGCGCAGGGCCGTGCGTACCGGATCCGCAAGCGCACCTGTCACATCACCATCGCGGTCGAGGCGGTCCAGGTGGCCCGCCCGGCGAAGAAGGCCGCCGCCAAGAAGGCGGCGCCGCAGGCCGAGTCCCAGAGCACGGAGGGTGCCGAGTAATGGGTCAGAAGGTTCACCCCACCGGGTTCCGCCTCGGCATCTCCACCGACTGGAAGAGCCGCTGGTTCGCGGACAAGCTCTACAAGGACTACATCGGCGAGGACGTCAAGATCCGCCGCATGATGTCCAAGGGCCTTGAGCGCGCCGGCATCTCCAAGGTGGACATCGAGCGGACCCGCGACCGGGTTCGGGTCGACATCCACACCGCCCGGCCGGGCATCGTCATCGGCCGTAAGGGTGCGGAGGCCGACCGGATCCGCGGCGAGCTCGAGAAGCTCACCGGCAAGCAGGTCCAGCTGAACATCCTCGAGGTGAAGAGCCCCGAGTCGGACGCTCAGCTCGTGGCGCAGGGCGTCGCCGAGCAGCTGTCCAGCCGGGTCAGCTTCCGCCGGGCGATGCGCAAGGCCATGCAGTCGGCCATGAAGAACCCGATCTGCAAGGGCATCCGGGTGCAGGTCTCCGGCCGTCTCGGCGGCGCGGAGATGAGCCGCACGGAGTTCTACCGTGAGGGTCGCGTTCCGCTGCACACGCTGCGCGCCAACATCGAGTACGGCTTCTTCGAGGCGCGTACCACGTTCGGCCGGATCGGCGTGAAGGTCTGGATCTACAAGGGCGACGCCGTTCCGGGTCGTGAGGTCGTCACCGAGACGGCCGCGCGTCCGCGCCGCGACCGTGCCGACCGGCCCGAGCGTCCGCGCCGTGGCCGTTCCGGCTCGTCCGGCACGACCGCCGGCGGTACCGAGGCCGGCCGCGCTGCGGCGCAGTCGCGGGGTGGCGACACCCCGACCGGCGAGAACACGAACGACGCCGCGGTCGCCGCGGCTCCGGCTCAGGCCGAGACGCAGCAGGAGGGCTGACACATGCTGATGCCGCGTAAGCCCCCGAAGGGCTTCCGCAAGCCGCACCACCCGGACCGCCACGGCGCGTCCAAGGGCGGCAACCGGGTGGTCTTCGGCGAGTTCGGTATCCAGGCGCTGGAGCCCGCGTACGTGACGAACCGGCAGATCGAGTCGGCGCGTATCGCGATGACCCGTCACATCAAGCGTGGCGGCAAGGTCTGGATCTCGATCTTCCCGGACCAGGCCCTGACCAAGAAGCCGGCCGAGACCCGCATGGGTTCCGGTAAGGGTTCTCCCGAGTGGTGGGTGGCGAACGTCAAGCCGGGTCGGATTCTCTTCGAGATGTCCTTCCCGAACGAGACGGTCGCGCGTGAGGCGATGCGCCGCGCGATCCACAAGCTCCCGATGAAGTGCCGCATCGTGACGCGCGAAGTGGGTGAAAGCTGATGGCAGCGGGCGTTAAGGCAGCCGAGCTGCGCGAACTCTCCGAAGAGGAGCTGGTTTCGCGGCTGCGGGAGGCCAAGGCGGAGCTGTTCAACCTTCGTGTGCAGCGCGCGACCGGCCAGCTCGACAATCACCGTCGGCTGCAGGTCGTCCGCAAGGACATCGCGAAGATCTACACGATCATGCGTGAGCGCGAGCTGGGGCTCTCGGTTGCGCCGGATGAGGTGACAGCATGAGTGAGAACGCGACTGCACCGCGCGCCCAGCGCAAGGTGCGCGAAGGTCTCGTGGTCAGCGACAAGATGGACAAGACCGTCGTCGTCGAGGTCGAGGACCGGGTCAAGCACGCGCTGTACGGCAAGGTCATCCGTCGTACCCGCAAGCTGAAGGTTCACGACGAGCAGAACGCGGCCGGTATCGGTGACCGCGTCCTGCTGATGGAGACCCGCCCGCTCTCCGCCACCAAGCGCTGGCGGATCGTGGAGATCCTCGAAAAGGCCAAGTGAGTGCGCTGGGCCGGTTTCGGCCGGCCCAGCGGACCATCGTTCCGCCAAGCTTCGGGCACGCTGCCCGGAGAACTGGCAGACATAGGAGACAGACGTGATCCAGCAGGAGTCGCGACTGCGCGTCGCCGACAACACGGGTGCCCGGGAGATCCTGTGCATCCGCGTGCTCGGCGGCTCCGGTCGCCGTTACGCGAGCATCGGCGACGTCATCGTGGCCACGGTCAAGGACGCCATTCCCGGTGCCGGTGTGAAGAAGGGTGACGTCGTCAAGGCGGTCGTCGTCCGCACCGCCAAGGAGAAGCGGCGCCCGGACGGCTCGTACATCCGTTTCGACGAGAACGCCGCCGTCATCATCAAGGACGGCGGGGACCCCCGCGGCACCCGCATCTTCGGCCCGGTCGGGCGCGAGCTGCGCGACAAGCGGTTCATGAAGATCATCAGCCTGGCGCCGGAGGTGCTCTGACCGTGAAGATCAAGAAGGGCGACACGGTCGTCGTCATCGCCGGCAAGGACAAGGGTGCCAAGGGCAAGGTCATCGCGGCCTTCCCGCGGCAGGACAAGGTCCTGGTCGAGGGCGTCAACCGCGTCAAGAAGCACGAACGCATCCGCACCACCCAGCGTGGTTCGAAGACCGGCGGCATCGTGACCCAGGAAGCCCCCGTCCACATCTCGAACGTGCAGGTGCTGGACGACCAGGGCAAGCCGACCCGGATCGGCTACCGGATCGACGAGAACGGCAACAAGGTCCGCATCGCGCGTACGACCGGTAAGGAACTCTGATGACTGCCGCCACCGAGACCAAGACGCTGCCGCGCCTCAAGACCAAGTACCGCTCCGAGGTCATCCCGGCCATCCAGGAGCAGTTCCAGTACGCCAACCCCATGCAGATCCCCGGCCTGGTCAAGGTCGTCGTGAACATGGGTGTCGGCGAGGCTGCCCGGGACGCCAAGCTGATCGACGGCGCGGTCCGCG is part of the Actinoplanes sp. NBC_00393 genome and harbors:
- the rplX gene encoding 50S ribosomal protein L24, giving the protein MTVKIKKGDTVVVIAGKDKGAKGKVIAAFPRQDKVLVEGVNRVKKHERIRTTQRGSKTGGIVTQEAPVHISNVQVLDDQGKPTRIGYRIDENGNKVRIARTTGKEL
- the rplV gene encoding 50S ribosomal protein L22: MPVKGDAPVLPGARAVARHVRISPNKARRVVNLVRGLPAKEALTVLQFAPQAASEQVYKVLASAIANAENNERLDPDALLVSEAFVDEGPTLKRFRPRAQGRAYRIRKRTCHITIAVEAVQVARPAKKAAAKKAAPQAESQSTEGAE
- the rpsC gene encoding 30S ribosomal protein S3, translated to MGQKVHPTGFRLGISTDWKSRWFADKLYKDYIGEDVKIRRMMSKGLERAGISKVDIERTRDRVRVDIHTARPGIVIGRKGAEADRIRGELEKLTGKQVQLNILEVKSPESDAQLVAQGVAEQLSSRVSFRRAMRKAMQSAMKNPICKGIRVQVSGRLGGAEMSRTEFYREGRVPLHTLRANIEYGFFEARTTFGRIGVKVWIYKGDAVPGREVVTETAARPRRDRADRPERPRRGRSGSSGTTAGGTEAGRAAAQSRGGDTPTGENTNDAAVAAAPAQAETQQEG
- the rplW gene encoding 50S ribosomal protein L23 gives rise to the protein MSTIADPRDIIVAPVVSEKSYSVLDQNWYTFEVRPDANKTQIKIAIQQIFNVRVLTVNTANREGKRKRTRSGWGQRKATKRAMVKLADGDRIEAFGGPVS
- the rpsJ gene encoding 30S ribosomal protein S10; this translates as MAGQKIRIRLKAYDHEVVDSSARKIVETVTRTGAQVAGPVPLPTEINRFCVIRSPHKYKDSREHFEMRTHKRLIDIIDPTPKTVDSLMRLDLPAGVDIEIKL
- the rpsQ gene encoding 30S ribosomal protein S17: MSENATAPRAQRKVREGLVVSDKMDKTVVVEVEDRVKHALYGKVIRRTRKLKVHDEQNAAGIGDRVLLMETRPLSATKRWRIVEILEKAK
- the tuf gene encoding elongation factor Tu, producing MAKAKFERTKPHVNIGTIGHIDHGKTTLTAAITKVLHDEFPELNPYTPFDEIDKAPEEKARGITISIAHVEYQTAARHYAHVDCPGHADYIKNMITGAAQMDGAILVVAATDGPMPQTKEHVLLARQVGVPYIVVALNKSDMVEDEELLELVELEVRELLSTYEFPGDDLPVVRVSALKALEGDPEWTGKLMELMNAVDTAIPQPERETEKPFLMPIEDVFTITGRGTVVTGRAERGILKPNEEVEIVGIREKSTKTVCTGIEMFRKLLDEARAGENVGLLLRGIKREDVERGMVVVKPGTTTPHTEFEGQVYILSKEEGGRHTPFFQNYRPQFYFRTTDVTGVVTLPEGTEMVMPGDSTSMSVKLIQPIAMEQGLKFAIREGGRTVGAGTVTKINK
- the rplN gene encoding 50S ribosomal protein L14; translated protein: MIQQESRLRVADNTGAREILCIRVLGGSGRRYASIGDVIVATVKDAIPGAGVKKGDVVKAVVVRTAKEKRRPDGSYIRFDENAAVIIKDGGDPRGTRIFGPVGRELRDKRFMKIISLAPEVL
- the rplC gene encoding 50S ribosomal protein L3, encoding MDRQVKGILGAKLGMTQVWDNNKVVPVTVVQAGPCVVTQVRTDEKDGYSAVQLAYGAIDPRKVNKPESGQFAKAGVSPRRHIVELRTTDAGEYELGQEVTVEAFAAGTPIDVTGKTKGKGFAGVMKRHGFHGLRASHGVERKHRSPGSIGACATPGRVFKGVKMAGRMGGKRFTVQNLVIQAVDTERNLILVRGAVPGPKGALILVRTAAKKKGGAK
- the rpmC gene encoding 50S ribosomal protein L29, which encodes MAAGVKAAELRELSEEELVSRLREAKAELFNLRVQRATGQLDNHRRLQVVRKDIAKIYTIMRERELGLSVAPDEVTA
- the rplP gene encoding 50S ribosomal protein L16, whose product is MLMPRKPPKGFRKPHHPDRHGASKGGNRVVFGEFGIQALEPAYVTNRQIESARIAMTRHIKRGGKVWISIFPDQALTKKPAETRMGSGKGSPEWWVANVKPGRILFEMSFPNETVAREAMRRAIHKLPMKCRIVTREVGES
- the rplD gene encoding 50S ribosomal protein L4, with translation MSSVDVINAEGNKAGSVDLPANVFDVQANIPLMHQVVVAQLAAARQGTHKAKTRGEVAGGGKKPYKQKGTGRARQGSIRAPQFTGGGVVHGPVPRDYSQRTPKKMKAAALRGALSDRARDGRVFVVESFVSGEKPSTKAAVATLRKVAQTTKVLVVLDSQDELNWVSLRNEPTVHLIEAGQLNTYDVLVADEVVFTKVALDEFLGGSAEKSEEGDK
- the rplB gene encoding 50S ribosomal protein L2, with amino-acid sequence MAIRKYKPTTPGRRGSSVADFAEITRSTPEKSLLVPLPKKGGRNVHGRITTRHQGGGHKRQYRLIDFKRNDKDGVPAKVAHIEYDPNRTSRIALLHYADGEKRYILAPKDLKQGDRVESGVGADIKPGNNLPLRNIPVGTTVHGVELRPGGGAKLARSAGVGIQLLGREGAYATLRMPSGEIRRVDIRCRATVGEIGNAEQSNINWGKAGRMRWKGKRPTVRGVAMNPIDHPHGGGEGKTSGGRHPVNPAGKPEGRTRRKGQPSDKLIVRRRYATRKRG
- the rpsS gene encoding 30S ribosomal protein S19, which translates into the protein MPRSLKKGPFVDDHLIKKVEVQNEKNSKNVIKTWSRRSTIIPDMLGHTIAVHDGRKHVPVFITEAMVGHKLGEFALTRTFKGHEKDDRKSRRR